The following are encoded together in the Pedobacter sp. D749 genome:
- a CDS encoding RagB/SusD family nutrient uptake outer membrane protein yields MKTNLKYMAFAALAVFSSCTKQLDITPEGSPSAQNFWKTKEDALKAEGGMYEMYNAEDFYGRGMFWFINASDDMVTGRNKPEADNIKNFNRTYVGGGYTETQWSMRYAIIKRANDIITNVPKINMDESLKKQIIGDAYFNAGLVYFQLAANYGNDKAGVPIVKPETDASQPIPRASNVNENYDYIISLLLKAADNLPLFSAMKPADYGKAHKTAAWAYLSKVYLFKKDYANAAKYADMVITSGQHDLINTGFADVFKAANNWSKEYIWSVVCTPSGGGTGWGSKLPGVMLTNKAWGIYNGWGYYLPTKELYDSYEAGDQRREATILKPGDKFMFFGAERSFTKDGGATSNYQFKKYMEPFSYANPIPTHVNPNGDNGTTDLNVPLMRYAEVLLIKAEAAINLSGAGAGDTELNKIRLRAGLSAKTGMTINDLKRERRNELAGEWADRHRDLVRWGDAQATYAKPLHDFDGSVIWPARTFNPQVHDVWAVPQREIDNSAGVIKQNPGW; encoded by the coding sequence ATGAAAACGAATTTAAAATATATGGCATTTGCCGCCCTAGCTGTTTTCTCTTCATGCACAAAGCAGCTCGATATTACACCTGAAGGTTCTCCATCGGCACAGAATTTCTGGAAAACAAAAGAGGATGCATTGAAAGCCGAAGGTGGAATGTACGAAATGTACAATGCTGAAGATTTTTACGGTCGAGGGATGTTCTGGTTTATCAATGCCAGCGATGATATGGTTACCGGCCGCAACAAGCCAGAGGCTGATAATATTAAAAACTTTAACCGTACTTACGTAGGCGGTGGTTATACCGAAACGCAGTGGAGTATGCGTTATGCCATCATCAAACGTGCCAACGATATCATTACCAATGTACCAAAGATCAATATGGATGAAAGTTTAAAGAAACAGATCATTGGCGATGCTTATTTTAATGCCGGTTTGGTTTATTTTCAGCTGGCTGCAAATTATGGAAACGATAAAGCGGGTGTACCAATTGTTAAACCTGAAACCGATGCATCTCAGCCCATTCCCCGCGCCAGCAATGTAAACGAGAACTACGATTATATTATTTCACTTCTTTTAAAGGCAGCTGATAACCTTCCATTGTTTTCAGCAATGAAACCTGCAGATTATGGGAAAGCACATAAAACGGCTGCATGGGCTTACCTATCTAAGGTGTACCTGTTCAAAAAAGATTATGCCAATGCTGCTAAATATGCTGATATGGTCATCACTTCAGGTCAGCATGATTTAATCAATACGGGTTTTGCTGATGTTTTTAAAGCAGCTAACAACTGGTCGAAAGAATACATTTGGTCGGTAGTTTGTACGCCAAGCGGTGGCGGAACAGGCTGGGGCAGCAAGCTCCCTGGCGTAATGTTAACCAACAAAGCATGGGGTATTTATAATGGATGGGGTTATTACCTGCCAACCAAAGAACTTTACGACTCTTACGAAGCTGGCGATCAACGCCGTGAAGCCACCATTTTGAAACCTGGCGATAAATTTATGTTCTTTGGAGCCGAGCGCAGCTTTACTAAAGATGGGGGAGCAACTTCAAATTACCAGTTTAAAAAATACATGGAGCCGTTTTCTTATGCCAACCCAATTCCAACACACGTTAACCCTAACGGTGATAATGGAACTACGGATTTAAATGTGCCATTAATGCGTTATGCAGAAGTTTTGCTGATCAAAGCTGAAGCTGCAATTAACCTAAGCGGTGCAGGAGCGGGTGATACTGAACTAAATAAAATCAGGCTTCGTGCAGGCTTAAGTGCTAAAACAGGAATGACTATAAATGACCTTAAACGCGAACGCCGTAATGAGCTTGCCGGAGAGTGGGCAGATCGTCACCGCGATTTAGTAAGATGGGGCGATGCTCAAGCCACTTATGCTAAACCATTACACGATTTTGATGGAAGTGTAATCTGGCCGGCAAGAACTTTCAACCCACAGGTACACGATGTTTGGGCGGTGCCACAAAGAGAAATCGATAACAGTGCAGGTGTAATTAAACAAAATCCAGGATGGTAA
- a CDS encoding FecR family protein: MTEEQAKELLQKYLDQQASPQEQKKVEEWYATLQAKDVVLPADRKAAIGAEMFAHLQIAMHGKPKPGKVFKLQSFIRIAAAVFLIITIGIIVWKLNTKVTSENQVTVVTGNTQHKRITLSDGSVVLLGPSAKLCYPKTFPSNSRHIELKEGEAFFDIAHQEKRPFTVHTSAGVDIKVLGTSFKVKAYQGNKQLEVAVVTGKVAVSNQKGNLATLVKDEFLTYDKNDGRAAIRKIKASAFIEFAFDGANLDQVISKLQYVYSIKILLNDKALGKLKTTASFSSKQSPEEILDIICSLHHLRFNASKNHKTFNIYR; this comes from the coding sequence ATGACAGAAGAACAGGCAAAGGAACTGCTGCAGAAATATCTCGATCAACAGGCAAGTCCGCAAGAGCAAAAAAAAGTTGAAGAGTGGTACGCCACACTTCAAGCAAAAGATGTGGTGTTACCCGCCGATCGGAAAGCAGCGATAGGGGCAGAAATGTTTGCTCACCTTCAGATCGCTATGCACGGGAAGCCAAAACCCGGCAAAGTATTCAAATTGCAATCTTTTATCAGGATCGCCGCCGCCGTATTCCTCATCATTACAATTGGAATAATCGTTTGGAAACTCAATACCAAAGTGACTTCTGAAAATCAGGTAACCGTAGTTACTGGAAATACACAACATAAGCGAATTACGCTATCAGATGGTTCGGTGGTTTTATTAGGCCCGTCAGCGAAACTCTGCTATCCTAAAACCTTTCCTTCAAACAGCCGCCATATTGAACTTAAAGAAGGGGAAGCTTTTTTTGATATTGCTCATCAGGAAAAAAGGCCGTTTACAGTACATACAAGCGCTGGGGTAGATATTAAAGTTTTAGGGACCTCTTTCAAAGTTAAAGCTTATCAGGGCAATAAACAGCTTGAGGTTGCGGTAGTTACGGGTAAAGTTGCGGTGAGCAATCAAAAAGGGAACCTGGCTACACTGGTTAAGGATGAGTTTTTAACCTATGATAAAAATGACGGTCGCGCTGCCATCCGTAAAATCAAAGCGTCTGCTTTTATCGAATTTGCTTTTGATGGTGCAAACCTCGATCAGGTGATCTCTAAACTCCAATACGTGTACAGCATTAAAATTTTGCTGAACGATAAGGCTTTGGGCAAACTTAAAACTACTGCATCTTTCAGCAGCAAACAATCGCCTGAAGAGATTTTGGATATTATCTGCAGTCTGCATCACCTCAGGTTCAATGCATCAAAAAATCATAAAACATTTAATATATACAGATGA
- a CDS encoding esterase-like activity of phytase family protein, with translation MKKELLTLIVAISIGMVSCKKSHEETPVEFTYPAVAEVSDPSVLFTTAAGVKVYNGGFGSAVAADPNSPDVFYMLTDRGANVAGQLANSIIIGRPDFDPQIGKFRLKDGKLVFEQTIELKNASGNKLNGLPNPAGMGASGETAYDLNGQVIAPNADGIDSEGLVRAADGSFWISDEYGPHILHIDATGRTIERINPFGTGTGGRTIPAVFARRRANRGMEGLAITPDGKTLVGIMQSPMYNPSKAAVTNSVVLRILTFDIASGATKQYAYLMDNTTLTGVSDIVAVNSTTFLTIERDGLYGGAASNPATFKKVFKIDLSAATDISDSGNGATGKLYGGKTVEELNNAAGLSTAGITPVSKSIVLDLLKDLPSIYPHDKAEGLALLPGNILVISNDDDFGVVDNGASGFAQKILPLTNSVDRNRLYFVKIKL, from the coding sequence ATGAAGAAAGAATTACTCACCTTAATTGTAGCCATATCTATCGGTATGGTATCGTGTAAGAAAAGCCACGAAGAAACTCCTGTAGAATTTACTTATCCTGCCGTTGCAGAAGTGTCCGATCCTTCGGTGCTTTTCACAACTGCTGCTGGCGTAAAAGTGTATAACGGTGGTTTTGGTTCAGCAGTTGCCGCCGATCCTAATTCGCCGGATGTTTTTTATATGCTGACGGACAGAGGGGCGAACGTTGCCGGACAGCTCGCAAACTCAATCATCATCGGAAGACCTGATTTTGATCCACAGATTGGAAAATTCAGGCTGAAAGATGGGAAATTGGTATTCGAGCAAACTATCGAACTTAAAAATGCATCTGGCAATAAATTAAACGGGCTTCCAAATCCTGCGGGAATGGGGGCTTCTGGTGAAACCGCTTACGACTTAAATGGACAGGTGATTGCTCCAAATGCCGATGGAATCGACTCAGAAGGCTTGGTAAGGGCAGCTGACGGATCATTTTGGATCAGCGATGAATACGGTCCACATATTTTACACATCGATGCGACTGGTAGAACAATAGAACGCATTAACCCATTTGGGACAGGAACCGGCGGGCGTACCATTCCAGCTGTATTTGCCCGTAGAAGAGCAAACCGTGGTATGGAAGGTTTGGCCATTACCCCGGATGGAAAAACTTTGGTAGGCATAATGCAGTCGCCAATGTACAATCCGTCTAAAGCTGCAGTTACCAACTCGGTGGTATTAAGAATTTTGACTTTTGATATCGCAAGCGGAGCTACCAAACAATACGCTTACCTGATGGATAATACCACTTTAACAGGTGTGAGCGATATTGTTGCCGTTAACAGTACTACTTTCCTAACCATTGAACGCGATGGATTATATGGCGGAGCAGCAAGCAATCCTGCAACATTTAAAAAAGTTTTCAAAATAGACCTGAGTGCTGCTACCGATATTTCTGATTCCGGCAATGGTGCAACAGGAAAACTTTACGGCGGCAAAACCGTAGAAGAACTGAACAATGCAGCAGGTTTAAGCACAGCGGGAATTACCCCGGTAAGCAAATCCATTGTTTTAGACCTGTTGAAAGATCTACCTTCCATTTATCCGCACGATAAAGCAGAAGGTTTAGCCTTACTGCCAGGCAATATCCTCGTAATTTCTAACGATGATGATTTTGGTGTAGTGGATAATGGAGCAAGTGGCTTTGCACAAAAAATATTGCCTCTAACAAATTCGGTTGATAGAAACCGTTTATACTTTGTTAAAATTAAACTTTAA
- a CDS encoding alkaline phosphatase, translating to MVKKIGINFAVLAFVLGLQSASAQVKLNANRGHSHNDYKQEIPLLTAYYAEMGSIEADVFLKDGQLYVAHEASEIKPGFTLKKIYLDPLAQFFKAKGNHPYSNAALKLQLVVDVKEDYKHVLPVLLKELESYAEVFDAKKNANAIKVVVSGDMPIPADFKDYDEKLFFDGRPTTTYTDAQLARVAMISDDLKNQTVWNGKGNPTKTDEAKMRATIEQAHRKGKPFRFWASQDSPNTWIVLERLGADWINTDQPTKLKDFYLHQDKLSYTNTKPYTTYTPTYKTDGQDKAPKHVILLIGDGMGLAAIHAGLIANHGDLNMTKFHYVGFSETAAADAGNTDSAAGGSAMAIGYKTNNRYIGMGPDDQNKTNLVDTLSLFGIKSGIITAGDLTDATPAVFYAHQMDRSYNGAIANDLLSSKAEVLVGSNRKAFEQNKNSRLLTDLKTKGFQVTNSLADFEKQHEGKQLVLLDDSATRSVIKGRGDMLKKSLSHTTQILSKNKPGFFIMAEGAQIDYGGHTNDLPYLITELHDFDRTIAEALRFADQDGETLVIVTADHETGGLTLLDGAAEKGMVRGEFSTNDHTGIMVPVFAYGPGSQNFTGVYPNNQIFHKIMKAYRLAKAK from the coding sequence ATGGTAAAAAAAATAGGGATAAACTTTGCAGTGCTGGCCTTTGTGCTGGGGCTGCAAAGTGCATCTGCCCAGGTAAAGCTAAATGCAAACCGTGGACATAGCCATAACGATTATAAGCAGGAAATCCCTCTTCTAACGGCATATTACGCCGAAATGGGATCTATTGAGGCGGATGTATTTTTGAAAGACGGACAATTATATGTAGCACATGAGGCTTCAGAAATTAAACCGGGTTTTACACTTAAAAAAATATACCTCGATCCGCTGGCTCAGTTTTTTAAAGCAAAAGGAAATCATCCTTACAGCAATGCGGCCTTAAAACTGCAATTGGTGGTTGATGTAAAGGAAGATTACAAACATGTGCTCCCCGTATTGCTAAAAGAGCTCGAAAGTTATGCTGAGGTATTTGATGCAAAAAAGAATGCCAATGCCATAAAAGTTGTCGTTAGTGGTGATATGCCTATTCCTGCCGATTTTAAAGATTATGATGAGAAATTATTTTTCGATGGCAGGCCGACTACTACTTATACCGATGCACAATTGGCCAGGGTAGCGATGATCAGCGATGATTTGAAAAATCAGACTGTATGGAATGGAAAGGGTAATCCGACCAAAACAGATGAAGCAAAGATGAGAGCCACAATTGAACAGGCACATCGTAAAGGCAAACCTTTCCGCTTCTGGGCTTCGCAGGATAGTCCGAACACCTGGATTGTGCTCGAAAGGCTTGGCGCAGATTGGATTAATACTGATCAGCCGACCAAACTGAAAGATTTTTATCTTCATCAGGATAAATTGAGTTATACCAATACAAAGCCATATACGACCTATACACCGACTTATAAAACCGATGGACAAGACAAAGCACCCAAACATGTTATTTTATTAATTGGTGATGGGATGGGACTAGCTGCAATCCACGCTGGCTTAATTGCCAATCATGGAGATCTGAACATGACAAAGTTCCATTACGTTGGCTTTTCTGAAACCGCTGCTGCTGATGCCGGAAACACCGATTCGGCTGCGGGAGGTAGTGCCATGGCAATTGGTTATAAAACGAATAACCGTTACATCGGTATGGGACCTGATGATCAGAATAAAACCAATTTGGTTGATACCCTATCTCTTTTCGGTATCAAAAGTGGTATCATCACTGCAGGTGATCTGACCGATGCCACACCAGCAGTATTTTACGCCCATCAGATGGACCGTTCTTACAACGGTGCGATTGCAAATGATCTGTTAAGCAGCAAGGCCGAGGTTTTAGTCGGTTCTAACCGCAAAGCTTTCGAGCAGAATAAAAACAGCAGGCTTTTAACAGATCTAAAAACTAAAGGTTTTCAGGTAACAAATAGTTTAGCTGATTTTGAAAAGCAACATGAAGGTAAACAATTGGTTTTGCTGGATGATTCGGCTACCAGATCTGTAATAAAAGGCCGTGGCGATATGCTTAAAAAATCTTTATCACATACCACGCAGATTTTATCTAAAAATAAACCTGGTTTCTTCATTATGGCCGAAGGTGCGCAGATCGATTACGGTGGCCATACCAACGATCTGCCTTATCTCATTACCGAATTACACGATTTCGACCGTACTATTGCCGAAGCTCTTCGCTTTGCTGATCAGGATGGTGAAACATTGGTGATCGTAACAGCTGATCATGAAACCGGAGGATTAACACTTTTAGATGGAGCCGCCGAGAAAGGAATGGTAAGGGGCGAATTCAGTACCAATGATCATACAGGTATTATGGTTCCGGTGTTTGCCTACGGTCCTGGCTCGCAAAACTTTACTGGTGTTTATCCTAATAACCAGATTTTTCATAAAATCATGAAGGCTTATCGTTTAGCGAAGGCCAAATAA
- a CDS encoding TonB-dependent receptor, with translation MAQKLEKTTVSITINKGRKMTEIIKEIESRTGLSFVYNPDQLQQKKMFLSGDFTTEPVRSLLDRLGLQVLEKGGYVILNNAVMNKPDRTITGVVKDTTGLALPGVSVKVLGTQSGTITDGNGAYRIAVGADAVLSFSMIGYQTREAKVGENQVINIVLKEERSTLADVVVVGYGTQKKETLTGAISIVGMDKLSSRSLNSVGEVLAGKTPGVIVTNEGGDPTSAPRINIRGSGGINGENVLYVIDGSIFSGTPQLNPNDIESISVLKDGSAAIYGARASGGVVLITTKKGKNGKMQISFDAKVGQQSAWKKLEPLNAQQRSQVAATAAKNGGTTILPSFDAAKYPDGQITRTNWMDEVFRDGLLQDYNAAINGGSEKSNYYLSFNYRNAEGIVLNTKAKRYNFRINTEHEVTNWLKVGENLSYSSTNGNGANTSSDYTGALLSAIYYPTNGTPYNADGSFAGLPGPYAGDYGDVINPVAELKRIDINNPKNVLVINPYVNVKLAKGLSFRSNLSITKIDSTFKSFTPKRPEVGKPVLSNSLRESSNNSNDFLAEQVLNYKGNFGNHQLDLTGGYSFQKTQYRSLVASGAGFDDESPQYRYLMNATVIQPSSSGYSAQALSSLFFRANYSYREKYLASFIGRRDGSSLLPQNNRTRNYGSASVGWIMSKEDFLKDVSWLNELKLRASYGFLGNLAALTSAAVNPLLSPTQSYFGQTPTLQNGYVQTVLANPNIAWAESKQTNFGVDVAALGRLSLTADYFVKEIDKMILVRTLPGTAGLSTQTINAGKVKDKGIELGLSYNSDKNAAFTYSVNATLTKINNNIEELIPGIENQVVSTNFRNEVAPLTNRVGQPLYSYFVLKTDGIFQSQAEADNYKNAKGAKIQPNAKAGDFKFVDINGDGSIDSKDRYFAGSAYPDFSYGLSFNASYKNFDFNIFAQGVQGNKLFNAVKRTTYSASGPSYNKLVGILDAWSPENPGGKVPIISTSDANGNFAASDFYIEDGSYLRIRNVTLGYSLPKSIANKLKTGGVRIYATANNLFTITKYSGFDPEIGMDNNGVDVGRYPQARSFILGLSVNL, from the coding sequence ATGGCCCAAAAATTAGAGAAAACTACGGTTAGTATTACCATAAATAAAGGTCGTAAGATGACCGAGATCATCAAAGAAATTGAATCCCGTACCGGACTCAGTTTCGTCTACAATCCAGATCAGCTGCAACAAAAAAAAATGTTTTTAAGCGGCGATTTTACCACAGAACCCGTAAGATCACTTTTAGACAGACTTGGTTTGCAGGTTTTAGAAAAAGGTGGATATGTGATTTTAAACAATGCCGTGATGAATAAGCCAGACCGGACGATCACAGGGGTAGTAAAAGATACCACAGGTTTGGCACTTCCAGGTGTTTCGGTGAAGGTATTGGGCACACAAAGTGGTACTATTACCGATGGTAACGGTGCTTATCGTATTGCAGTTGGCGCTGATGCCGTGCTGTCATTCTCCATGATCGGATATCAGACCAGGGAAGCAAAAGTAGGCGAAAACCAGGTCATTAACATAGTTTTAAAAGAAGAACGTTCAACACTTGCTGATGTAGTGGTTGTGGGTTATGGCACACAGAAAAAAGAAACCTTAACCGGGGCAATCAGTATTGTGGGGATGGATAAACTTTCTTCACGTTCGTTAAACAGCGTAGGCGAGGTGCTTGCCGGAAAAACCCCAGGTGTGATTGTAACCAATGAGGGGGGCGATCCAACTTCTGCACCACGTATCAATATCCGTGGCTCAGGCGGTATTAATGGAGAAAATGTACTGTATGTAATTGATGGATCTATATTTTCAGGTACACCACAGCTTAACCCTAACGATATCGAATCAATTTCTGTGCTAAAAGATGGATCGGCAGCAATTTACGGAGCAAGGGCTTCGGGAGGTGTGGTATTGATTACGACCAAAAAAGGTAAAAATGGTAAAATGCAGATCAGTTTTGATGCCAAGGTTGGCCAACAAAGCGCCTGGAAAAAGCTAGAACCCCTAAATGCACAACAACGTTCACAGGTAGCAGCAACTGCGGCCAAAAATGGCGGAACTACGATTTTGCCTTCCTTTGATGCTGCAAAATACCCTGACGGACAGATTACCCGCACCAATTGGATGGACGAGGTTTTTAGGGATGGATTGTTGCAAGACTACAATGCCGCAATAAACGGTGGTAGCGAAAAATCGAACTATTATCTAAGTTTTAATTACCGCAATGCAGAAGGGATTGTGTTAAATACCAAAGCCAAACGTTACAACTTCAGGATCAATACAGAACATGAGGTGACCAATTGGTTAAAAGTTGGCGAAAACCTTTCATATAGCAGTACCAATGGAAACGGAGCCAATACCAGCAGCGATTACACAGGAGCCTTGCTTTCGGCCATTTATTACCCAACCAATGGTACACCTTATAATGCAGATGGAAGTTTTGCAGGTTTGCCAGGACCGTATGCAGGAGATTACGGGGATGTAATTAACCCGGTTGCTGAGTTGAAACGTATCGATATTAACAACCCTAAAAATGTATTGGTGATTAATCCATATGTTAACGTTAAACTGGCTAAAGGTTTAAGCTTTAGATCGAATTTAAGTATCACTAAAATTGATTCTACATTTAAAAGCTTTACCCCCAAAAGGCCAGAGGTAGGTAAACCTGTGTTGAGCAATAGTTTGCGTGAAAGTAGCAACAATAGCAACGATTTCTTAGCAGAACAAGTGTTAAATTACAAAGGTAACTTTGGTAACCATCAGCTCGATCTTACCGGTGGCTATTCATTTCAAAAAACACAGTATAGAAGTCTAGTTGCTTCAGGGGCTGGTTTTGACGATGAATCGCCACAGTACAGGTATTTGATGAATGCTACAGTAATACAGCCTTCATCTAGTGGTTATAGCGCGCAAGCACTTTCATCATTGTTTTTTAGAGCAAACTATAGCTATCGCGAAAAATATCTGGCATCGTTTATCGGTCGCCGTGATGGATCATCTTTACTACCCCAAAATAACAGGACCCGGAATTATGGTTCAGCTTCTGTTGGATGGATAATGAGCAAAGAAGATTTTCTTAAAGATGTAAGTTGGTTAAATGAATTGAAATTAAGGGCTAGCTATGGCTTTCTTGGTAATTTAGCAGCACTTACTTCTGCTGCGGTTAATCCATTACTAAGCCCAACGCAAAGTTATTTTGGACAAACGCCAACTTTGCAAAATGGTTATGTTCAAACGGTTTTGGCCAATCCTAATATCGCATGGGCAGAATCTAAACAAACAAACTTTGGTGTTGATGTAGCCGCATTAGGCAGATTGAGTCTTACAGCAGACTATTTTGTTAAAGAAATTGATAAAATGATCCTGGTGAGAACATTACCCGGGACAGCAGGTTTAAGTACTCAGACCATTAATGCCGGTAAAGTAAAAGATAAAGGTATTGAGTTAGGATTAAGTTATAATAGCGATAAAAATGCAGCTTTTACTTACTCGGTAAATGCTACTTTAACCAAAATAAACAACAATATAGAAGAACTTATTCCTGGTATAGAAAATCAGGTTGTATCTACCAATTTCCGGAATGAGGTTGCCCCCCTTACCAATAGGGTAGGCCAACCACTGTATAGTTATTTTGTATTAAAAACGGATGGCATTTTCCAAAGTCAGGCAGAAGCCGATAACTACAAAAATGCGAAGGGAGCTAAGATTCAGCCTAATGCAAAAGCAGGTGATTTTAAATTTGTAGATATCAACGGCGATGGATCTATTGACAGTAAAGACCGTTATTTCGCTGGTAGCGCTTATCCTGATTTCTCATATGGATTGAGCTTTAATGCAAGTTATAAAAACTTCGATTTCAACATTTTTGCGCAAGGTGTACAGGGTAATAAATTGTTTAATGCGGTAAAACGTACTACTTATAGTGCCAGTGGGCCATCTTACAATAAACTGGTTGGTATTCTTGATGCCTGGTCGCCAGAGAATCCAGGAGGCAAAGTACCGATTATTTCGACCAGCGATGCCAATGGAAACTTTGCAGCTTCAGATTTTTATATCGAAGATGGTTCTTATCTGCGCATCCGTAACGTAACCCTGGGTTACAGTTTACCAAAATCGATTGCCAATAAATTAAAAACAGGTGGGGTAAGAATTTATGCCACAGCAAACAACCTTTTTACCATTACTAAATATTCAGGTTTTGATCCGGAAATCGGAATGGACAACAACGGAGTGGATGTTGGCCGTTATCCGCAAGCCAGAAGTTTTATCCTTGGTTTAAGTGTAAATTTATAA
- a CDS encoding LytTR family DNA-binding domain-containing protein produces MYYSCAIVDDEQHAIDVLHDYIEDICFLKLSSIFNDPIDALKTISAGDKIDFLFLDIDMDGMKGTELSRHLRSKARFVIYASSHLENEVRKIDSSFECYLGKPISMKRFADTIDKLIRLNNLPINN; encoded by the coding sequence ATGTATTACAGTTGTGCAATTGTTGACGATGAACAACACGCCATTGATGTACTTCATGATTATATTGAAGACATCTGTTTTTTGAAACTGTCTAGTATCTTTAATGATCCCATTGATGCTTTAAAAACAATTAGTGCCGGAGATAAAATCGATTTTCTTTTTTTAGACATAGATATGGATGGAATGAAGGGAACTGAATTGTCCCGACATCTCCGCTCCAAAGCCAGGTTTGTGATCTACGCATCTTCCCATCTTGAAAATGAGGTAAGAAAAATAGATTCCAGCTTTGAATGTTATCTGGGCAAACCGATCTCCATGAAACGTTTTGCAGATACCATTGATAAACTGATACGACTTAATAATCTGCCGATAAACAATTGA
- a CDS encoding metallophosphoesterase yields MERRSALKNIGGLFLLPTLSKISFSTEKKPVLRVAHITDVHLKNQFNAPARFAKCLHHLQAQSPKVDLILNGGDIVFDMNKENIDPINDQWKLVQETMKNECSIPVRYCLGNHDIWWNEDSKGDVFYGKKYVMDKLQLAKPYYSVVQSNWKIIVLDSTHLDIDNTWYIGKLGDEQLDWLKNELENTNKTMPVMVMSHIPILTALLMIEDNIVNKWTMLGGDMHTDTAKIINLFYQHPNVKLCLSGHLHMRDKVVYNNVTYLCNGAVSGAWWEGNRRETAPGYGLIDLYEDGSFEEKYVNY; encoded by the coding sequence ATGGAAAGAAGATCTGCACTCAAAAATATCGGTGGCCTGTTTTTGCTGCCAACCTTATCAAAAATTTCGTTCTCAACAGAGAAAAAGCCTGTTTTAAGGGTTGCGCACATTACCGATGTACATCTGAAAAACCAATTTAATGCACCAGCAAGATTTGCAAAATGTTTGCACCACTTACAGGCACAATCTCCAAAAGTAGATCTGATTTTAAATGGTGGAGATATTGTTTTCGACATGAACAAAGAAAACATAGACCCCATTAACGATCAATGGAAGCTTGTACAGGAAACGATGAAAAACGAATGCAGCATTCCTGTACGTTATTGCCTGGGGAACCACGATATCTGGTGGAACGAAGATAGCAAGGGTGATGTTTTTTATGGAAAAAAATATGTCATGGATAAATTGCAGTTGGCTAAACCTTATTACAGTGTGGTACAAAGCAATTGGAAAATCATTGTGCTGGATAGTACCCATTTGGATATCGATAATACCTGGTACATTGGTAAACTGGGCGATGAGCAATTAGATTGGCTTAAAAACGAATTGGAAAATACCAATAAAACGATGCCCGTGATGGTGATGTCGCACATTCCGATCCTTACTGCACTATTGATGATAGAAGATAATATTGTAAACAAATGGACCATGTTGGGTGGTGACATGCATACCGATACCGCTAAAATTATTAACCTTTTTTATCAGCATCCCAATGTAAAACTGTGTTTAAGTGGCCATTTGCATATGCGTGATAAAGTGGTATATAACAATGTAACCTATCTTTGCAATGGAGCGGTATCTGGTGCGTGGTGGGAAGGCAACAGAAGAGAAACCGCACCAGGTTACGGTTTAATTGATTTGTATGAAGATGGGAGTTTTGAAGAAAAATATGTGAATTATTAA